The DNA region TGGGAACTGCTCGCGGCCAACGAGTGGAAGGTCGACGAACTCGAACGGGATATCCGCGGCGAAGTCCACGGCGGGGCGGACCTCCGCGGCGACGTCGTCGTCGAGGAGGGCGCGGAAGTCGACGCGGGCGTCGTTATCGAAGGCCCGGCGCTGATTCGCTCGGGCGCGTCCGTCGGCCCGAACGCCTACGTCCGCGGCGCGACTGTCGTCGGCGAGGACGCGAAAGTCGGCCACGCCGTCGAGGTGAAAAACAGCGTCTTGATGGAGGGCGCGACGGTCGGCCACCTCTCCTACGTCGGCGACAGCGTGCTCGGTCGCGACGTGAACTTCGGTGCCGGAACCAAGGTGGCGAACCTCCGCCACGACGGCGCGGACGTCAAACTCACCGTCAAGGGCGAGCGCGTCTCCACGGGTCGCCGGAAACTCGGTGTCATCTGCGGCGACGAGGTGAAGACGGGAATCAACGCCAGTCTCAACTCGGGCGTCGTCCTCTCGGAGGGCGCGGCGACGAAACCGGGCGAGTCGGTCACGCGCGACCGATAACGTAGCGGCCAGACGACGCGACCCGACCGGGCGAAACGCGTCTGACGGACGGCGCGCTGTTCTCGCGTTCGTTACAGTCCGGCTATCCGAGGGAAAGCAAAGTTCATCCCGCTCGTTGCGGACGCCTCTTACATGTCTATTCAGTCGGCAGTCGTGCTCGCGGCGGGGGAGGGGCGACGTCTCCGGCCGCTGACGAGAAACCGCCCGAAGCCGATGCTCCCGGCGGCGACCCGGCCCATCATCGAGCACGTCTTCGACGCGCTGTTGTCGGCGGGCGTCACCGACCTGCACGTCGTCGTCGGCTACAAGCGAGAGCGAGTGCAGAACCACGTCGGCCCGCTCTACGAGGGCGTTCCGGTCTCCTACCACGTTCAGGAGAAGCAACTGGGCAGCGGGCACGCGCTGTCGCAGGCGGCCGAGGCGGTCGGCGATGAGTTCCTCGTCGTCAACGGCGACCAGGTGGTCGCGCCGCAGTTAGTCCAGGACGTCGTCGACGCCCACGACGGATACAGCACGCACGAGGACGTCACGGCGACGCTCTGCGTCGTCGAGAGCGAGCGCGCGTCCAGATACGGCTCGGTCAAACTCGACGGTGACCGGGTGGTCGAACTCGTCGAACAGCCGAGAGAGGGGCGCTACCGTCTCGTCAACGCGGGCGTCTACGCGTTCACGTCGGCGATATTCGATACCCTCGCGGAGACCCCGCCCGTCGACGGAACGACGGCGCTGCCCGACGCTATCGCCCGCCTCGTCGACAGCGACGCGGCCGTCCGCGGCGTCCAGTCGTCGGGCTACTGGACCGACGCGACGTACCCGTGGGACCTGCTCGCGGCGACTCGCCGCCTGTTGGCCGACGGGGCGAACGTCCTCCGGCCGTCGGCGGCCGACGGCACGACGGCGGACGCGGGCGTGCGGCGCTACGGTGACGGGGTCTGGGTCGCCTCCGGCGCGCGGGTCCACGAGAGCGCGACGCTGCAAGCGCCCGTCGTCGTCGCCGCCGACTGCGAGGTCGGCCCCGGCGCGGTCGTCGGCCCGAACGTCGCCGTCGGCCAGAACGCCACCGTCGAGTCCAACGCCGTCGTCGTCGACTCCATCGTCGACGAAGACAGCCGCGTCGGGCCGAAC from Haloprofundus halobius includes:
- a CDS encoding sugar phosphate nucleotidyltransferase, with the protein product MSIQSAVVLAAGEGRRLRPLTRNRPKPMLPAATRPIIEHVFDALLSAGVTDLHVVVGYKRERVQNHVGPLYEGVPVSYHVQEKQLGSGHALSQAAEAVGDEFLVVNGDQVVAPQLVQDVVDAHDGYSTHEDVTATLCVVESERASRYGSVKLDGDRVVELVEQPREGRYRLVNAGVYAFTSAIFDTLAETPPVDGTTALPDAIARLVDSDAAVRGVQSSGYWTDATYPWDLLAATRRLLADGANVLRPSAADGTTADAGVRRYGDGVWVASGARVHESATLQAPVVVAADCEVGPGAVVGPNVAVGQNATVESNAVVVDSIVDEDSRVGPNSTLVDCVTGQAVWVGPACVVSGGPGDVRVDAEIHEGKRLGAVLADRVHAEGDVSFSPGTLVGSNTMLRTGTTASGVVEPGSEVVR